DNA sequence from the Cucurbita pepo subsp. pepo cultivar mu-cu-16 chromosome LG06, ASM280686v2, whole genome shotgun sequence genome:
aaaaagagaaaatatttcattaagtAATGATAgaaaagattatattatatgaaactagaatttatttaatataaatgtgTTTCACTTCAAAATTCCCGACGAATGACCGATCTGATCTGATTCCAATCCATGAACACAAAGCATAAAAGATATTAGATTAAGATTTAAACTAGAGGCTTCCTTAAATCAATGGCGGAAGTGGATCAGTAGTGAAGCACGTGATGATCAGCAGAAGCCACAATGGGCTGTTgggtgaggaaaaaggagttgaTGAACAATGGGGTTTgatcaaaatcataaaagttttgaagaaaattatgttgttgttcttcttggttgtggttgttgttgttgttgttgatgtgAGACAGGATCTGGTTTAGGGACTCTAAGCTATGGGTAAGTTCCACAATCTGAGCTCTCAAGACAGAATTTTGTGCCTCGACGTTGAGAAAGAGTTGGGTTGCGAGATTAATTCTTGAAAcgatttggtttttgttttccctAAGCTGACTCAGTTGCGCCATCAGCCCGTCCAAGTGCTGCTGTTTTCGCATCCTCGATCTCCTCGCCGATTCCCGATTCGATTGCattcgttttcttttcctttggtCCAGCAATTGCCTCAGCTCTTCTTCAGAACCAGAGCT
Encoded proteins:
- the LOC111796966 gene encoding bZIP transcription factor 11-like, coding for MDCCSGNSSGSLSQIAVQNQSSGSEEELRQLLDQRKRKRMQSNRESARRSRMRKQQHLDGLMAQLSQLRENKNQIVSRINLATQLFLNVEAQNSVLRAQIVELTHSLESLNQILSHINNNNNNHNQEEQQHNFLQNFYDFDQTPLFINSFFLTQQPIVASADHHVLHY